One window from the genome of Erwinia sorbitola encodes:
- a CDS encoding EpsG family protein: MAIYWIVSYSILVLCFFELATINQANEPKMKRVTTYFFFIAVVGLIMFAGFRGPNSGIDDWQYLGFFYDFSRQTGISGYETVADIYRYENLFMLLAWVLSWFTHESYFFLLFISFIAVSTNAWIFKKYSPLILCSLCLYSAHLFINKDMNQIRFGLSSAFAVACICSAAGRKYFLAFVFLAFSTQSHSTGYAVLMVLPFLFLRERKYFGIAMVLAAIPLGLIGGKKLFLDTLGIVPVIGDRAMGYNGTVFDAASPVFGLANLKNIAFIAFFTVVYFNRPIKEEDRIAYILFIAYSAGAAVRIIFSDFSIIGGRVGNLFLHCEPLLLAFLMMRIRNTLLNFGLLFAMTSYYLAYNTILSVQSINGYSIAPLFRLF, translated from the coding sequence ATGGCAATTTATTGGATAGTCAGTTACAGCATACTGGTTTTATGTTTCTTTGAACTGGCGACGATTAACCAGGCGAATGAGCCAAAAATGAAACGCGTCACCACCTACTTCTTTTTTATAGCGGTGGTGGGACTGATTATGTTTGCGGGCTTCAGAGGCCCGAACTCTGGCATCGATGACTGGCAATATCTTGGGTTCTTCTATGATTTCTCTCGTCAGACGGGAATCAGTGGTTATGAAACCGTTGCGGACATCTATCGCTACGAGAACCTGTTTATGCTGCTGGCGTGGGTGCTGTCGTGGTTTACCCATGAGAGTTACTTTTTCCTGCTGTTTATCAGCTTTATTGCGGTGTCGACGAACGCCTGGATCTTTAAAAAATATTCGCCGCTGATTCTTTGTTCGCTGTGCCTCTATTCGGCACACCTGTTTATTAACAAAGATATGAACCAGATTCGTTTCGGGCTATCCAGCGCCTTCGCGGTGGCCTGTATCTGTTCTGCGGCGGGGCGTAAATATTTTCTGGCGTTTGTGTTTCTGGCATTCAGTACCCAGTCACACTCCACCGGCTATGCCGTGCTGATGGTGCTGCCGTTCCTGTTCCTCAGGGAGCGTAAATATTTCGGTATTGCCATGGTGCTGGCGGCGATCCCGCTGGGCTTAATTGGCGGTAAAAAGCTGTTCCTTGATACGCTGGGAATTGTACCGGTCATCGGTGACCGTGCTATGGGCTACAACGGCACAGTATTTGATGCGGCCTCTCCGGTATTTGGCCTGGCGAACTTAAAAAACATCGCCTTTATCGCTTTCTTTACCGTGGTCTATTTTAACCGGCCAATTAAAGAAGAAGACCGTATTGCTTACATCCTGTTTATCGCCTACTCGGCGGGTGCGGCGGTACGTATTATCTTCTCGGACTTTTCCATTATCGGTGGGCGCGTTGGTAACCTGTTCCTGCACTGTGAGCCGTTACTGCTGGCATTCCTGATGATGCGCATCCGTAACACATTGCTTAACTTTGGTCTGCTGTTCGCCATGACCTCCTATTATCTGGCGTACAACACCATTTTGTCAGTGCAGTCGATCAATGGTTACAGCATCGCACCACTATTCAGATTGTTTTAA
- a CDS encoding glycosyltransferase family 2 protein produces MNNQIGTVGIIIPMYNARATVLRAVQSVIDQTYTDWRIYLINDKSTDDSLEFVRQHCTDPRITILSNEVNLGAAETRNVGLKAAREPFIAFLDSDDEWASDKLMLQTACLAAGDDLVISNYSYQSRTKAYDVRYGKPLLMKDNFVKKQFRICFSSVCYRRPAHTVLFKKKGHEDFLFLYELFEQYKQARVIDKNLVTYYEMGDSLSRNKNKAAKWHLDLLKYIYKNNPLKVYYYYVWYMVNGVLFTLKHR; encoded by the coding sequence ATGAATAATCAAATCGGCACGGTAGGGATTATTATCCCGATGTACAATGCGCGCGCGACTGTTTTGCGGGCGGTGCAGTCGGTGATTGATCAAACTTATACCGACTGGCGGATCTACCTGATTAACGATAAATCTACCGATGATTCACTGGAATTTGTACGACAGCACTGTACTGACCCGCGTATTACTATTCTCAGTAACGAAGTGAATCTCGGCGCGGCAGAAACCCGTAATGTGGGATTAAAGGCAGCCCGCGAGCCGTTTATTGCCTTCCTCGACAGTGACGATGAGTGGGCCAGCGACAAGCTGATGTTACAGACTGCCTGTCTGGCAGCGGGCGATGACCTGGTAATTAGCAACTACAGCTACCAGTCACGCACTAAAGCTTACGACGTACGTTACGGTAAGCCGCTGTTGATGAAAGATAATTTCGTTAAAAAGCAGTTCCGCATCTGCTTCTCATCGGTCTGCTATCGTCGTCCGGCGCATACGGTACTGTTTAAGAAAAAAGGGCACGAGGACTTCCTGTTCCTGTATGAGCTTTTTGAACAGTACAAACAGGCGCGGGTGATAGATAAAAATCTGGTGACCTATTATGAAATGGGTGATTCCCTGTCGCGCAATAAAAATAAAGCGGCGAAGTGGCACCTGGATTTGCTTAAGTATATTTATAAAAATAACCCGTTAAAAGTTTATTACTACTACGTCTGGTACATGGTTAACGGCGTGTTGTTTACCTTAAAACATCGCTGA
- a CDS encoding glycosyltransferase family 4 protein, which yields MKKIVLVIKDAYSYAGTENICNFMSECFGDQHEVTIYSLEGSGEPFYPFSKVQQIVSFNGEKNPLKAAVKKIQQQQFDAVFLISMGRLSVMFALYSMMTMKKKRARVYACEHVAINSFSKPIKLLKYLMLRYYDRVIVLTDKDHQVFNSWNIPSTTIPNPVVYKNLQRTTRHRQALAVGRLDHQKGFDLLLDVWQGFVATNPDWKLVIAGDGELKDDLLAQAKRLNISDSVNFVGRVSNINDYYRDSDMALMTSRYEGLPLVLLEAKSWSLPVVAYDCPTGPQEIINHQQDGFLVAMNDKAAFIDSMNQLAHDDDLFYAMSAATKTTALKFDGKVIKESWLSLI from the coding sequence ATGAAAAAAATCGTACTGGTCATCAAAGATGCCTACTCCTATGCCGGAACTGAGAATATCTGTAACTTCATGTCAGAGTGCTTCGGCGATCAGCATGAAGTGACCATCTACTCACTGGAGGGATCGGGAGAACCGTTCTACCCTTTCAGCAAGGTGCAGCAGATCGTCAGCTTCAACGGTGAAAAAAATCCGCTGAAGGCCGCCGTGAAAAAGATTCAGCAGCAGCAGTTTGATGCAGTGTTTCTGATTAGCATGGGCCGCCTGAGCGTGATGTTTGCGCTTTACAGCATGATGACAATGAAAAAGAAACGTGCCCGTGTCTATGCCTGCGAGCACGTCGCGATTAACTCCTTCAGTAAACCTATCAAACTCCTCAAATACCTGATGCTGCGCTACTACGATCGCGTGATCGTCCTGACCGACAAAGATCATCAGGTGTTTAACAGCTGGAATATTCCCAGCACTACCATCCCAAATCCTGTGGTTTATAAAAATCTCCAGCGCACGACGCGTCATCGTCAGGCGCTGGCGGTAGGGCGCCTCGATCATCAGAAAGGTTTCGATCTGCTGCTCGACGTCTGGCAGGGCTTTGTTGCCACCAACCCTGACTGGAAGCTGGTGATCGCCGGTGATGGTGAACTGAAAGATGACCTGCTGGCACAGGCAAAACGCCTGAACATCAGTGACAGCGTCAATTTTGTTGGTCGCGTCAGTAATATCAATGACTACTACCGCGACAGCGATATGGCGCTGATGACCTCGCGCTATGAAGGTCTGCCGCTGGTGCTGCTGGAAGCCAAGTCCTGGTCGCTGCCGGTCGTCGCCTATGACTGTCCTACCGGGCCGCAGGAAATTATCAATCATCAGCAGGACGGTTTCCTAGTGGCGATGAACGACAAAGCCGCTTTTATCGACAGTATGAACCAGCTGGCCCATGACGATGATCTGTTCTACGCCATGAGCGCGGCCACCAAAACCACGGCCCTCAAATTTGATGGCAAAGTGATTAAAGAGAGCTGGCTGTCGCTGATTTAA
- a CDS encoding phage tailspike protein: MKRRELLTALSSIVAGLSVTSFSSAAAKSDPALALKGITPAELPKGDVPILTPENVYTMPDQFWKNFSGKLYIGKAGADPTQSGNLINLYLRDASGKLSQVQQPVALNKGSFEQFIADNAALIADPSHSMAVVDDAGNTLFNIPDVTRGANNFSQRLAQPAGYQLIGEIPSVDDLRKTRPLFSGAKIKLKSWHEGLEVGGGEFVGTLEAAKDDGGVIISSGADYHWRRVVEDFNRLTLFDFGAIADGKTDSAPAIKAMYQWAQDANQQICLQFPAGTFFVSACDFSQQQTRFFRVSGAMVNFGYFPATTIVSDGNSDFVFKVNTRWVEVSNLQFNGRTDTQPNKQGFFDNKCEGGQYFRGACLRFVRVGGTAISLMDTLDCKIDQWYALRCSGDVIKSVWSNAPKGKWDHSTAIELSNFNAQYCTDGKVLNLQRCGQSLIHNGWIEHTEFPGDISNGQWIIDALSLETCKNPLIAHNSRLNMRQTNLQAGSWIDNSLAEGEWLGAWERGSTRVESYGIAVDGSMKYNYLTSRFRIENNSDQQKWVELGNIYTPDVGDAWEIEIFGQSSFSNGSGNAPLNKVVGDKTTGGRAIISLQRKTHKFEASWHAEGASPVLDVMIVTPHDTDVRVFVKIDGWVASAGVLIKTTAKDRFKTGRCARFDSSMAFGKPPTGKDVSRASQRFSLHNGKAGIGANEAGDLLMASRPLSAEQVNTDHPEGFISIVLNGKQVAIPYFSLK, encoded by the coding sequence ATGAAAAGAAGAGAATTACTGACGGCGTTGTCGTCGATTGTTGCAGGGCTTTCTGTAACTTCGTTTTCCAGTGCGGCGGCGAAAAGCGATCCCGCGCTGGCATTAAAAGGCATTACTCCCGCCGAGCTGCCGAAGGGCGATGTTCCCATTCTGACGCCTGAAAACGTCTACACCATGCCAGATCAGTTCTGGAAGAATTTTAGCGGCAAACTCTATATCGGCAAGGCCGGTGCTGACCCGACTCAGTCCGGTAATCTGATTAATCTTTATCTGCGCGACGCCTCGGGCAAACTGTCGCAGGTACAGCAGCCGGTGGCGCTGAATAAAGGCAGTTTCGAGCAGTTTATTGCCGACAATGCCGCGCTGATTGCCGATCCGTCGCACTCAATGGCAGTGGTTGATGATGCGGGTAATACGCTGTTCAACATTCCCGATGTGACCCGCGGGGCGAATAATTTTAGCCAGCGCCTGGCGCAGCCTGCCGGTTATCAGCTGATTGGGGAAATTCCCTCGGTCGACGATCTGCGTAAAACCCGCCCGCTGTTTAGCGGGGCGAAAATTAAGCTGAAAAGCTGGCATGAAGGGTTGGAAGTCGGTGGCGGTGAGTTTGTCGGCACGCTTGAGGCCGCTAAAGACGACGGCGGCGTGATCATCTCCTCCGGGGCTGATTATCACTGGCGGCGCGTGGTTGAAGACTTCAACCGCCTGACGCTGTTTGATTTTGGCGCGATTGCCGATGGTAAAACCGACAGCGCTCCGGCGATCAAGGCGATGTATCAGTGGGCACAGGATGCCAACCAGCAAATCTGTCTGCAATTCCCGGCTGGAACATTTTTTGTCAGCGCCTGTGATTTCTCTCAGCAGCAGACGCGTTTCTTCCGCGTATCCGGGGCGATGGTTAATTTCGGCTACTTCCCGGCGACCACTATTGTATCTGACGGTAATTCAGACTTCGTATTCAAAGTGAATACCCGCTGGGTGGAAGTCAGCAATCTGCAATTTAACGGACGTACTGACACCCAGCCCAATAAGCAGGGCTTCTTCGATAACAAATGTGAAGGCGGCCAGTATTTCCGCGGTGCCTGCCTGCGTTTTGTGCGCGTGGGCGGTACCGCCATCAGCCTGATGGATACCCTGGACTGCAAAATTGACCAGTGGTATGCGCTGCGCTGTAGCGGCGACGTCATTAAGTCGGTCTGGTCTAACGCGCCGAAAGGCAAATGGGATCACAGCACGGCCATTGAGCTTTCCAACTTTAATGCCCAGTACTGTACCGACGGCAAAGTGCTGAACCTGCAACGCTGTGGCCAGTCGCTGATTCATAACGGCTGGATTGAACATACCGAGTTCCCGGGTGATATCTCTAACGGGCAGTGGATTATCGATGCCCTGAGCCTGGAAACCTGTAAAAACCCGCTGATTGCCCATAACTCGCGCCTGAATATGCGCCAGACCAATCTTCAGGCCGGCAGCTGGATCGACAATTCGCTGGCGGAAGGTGAGTGGCTTGGTGCCTGGGAGCGCGGATCCACCCGCGTTGAATCCTACGGTATTGCCGTCGATGGCAGCATGAAATACAACTATCTGACGTCACGTTTTCGTATTGAAAACAACAGTGATCAGCAGAAGTGGGTAGAGCTGGGCAATATCTATACGCCGGATGTGGGCGATGCCTGGGAGATTGAAATTTTCGGCCAGTCCTCCTTCAGCAACGGCAGTGGCAATGCGCCGCTGAATAAAGTGGTGGGCGATAAAACCACCGGCGGCCGGGCGATTATCAGCCTGCAACGTAAAACTCATAAATTTGAAGCCTCCTGGCATGCAGAAGGTGCCAGCCCGGTACTGGATGTGATGATCGTCACTCCCCATGACACCGATGTGCGCGTATTTGTCAAAATCGATGGCTGGGTAGCTTCGGCCGGGGTGCTGATCAAGACCACTGCCAAAGACCGCTTTAAAACTGGCCGCTGCGCGCGTTTCGACAGCAGCATGGCGTTTGGCAAGCCGCCGACCGGCAAAGATGTCAGCCGTGCCAGCCAGCGTTTCAGTCTGCATAACGGCAAAGCCGGGATTGGTGCCAATGAAGCGGGAGATCTGCTGATGGCCTCGCGTCCGCTGAGTGCCGAACAGGTGAATACCGATCATCCAGAAGGCTTTATTTCTATCGTGCTGAACGGCAAGCAGGTCGCGATCCCGTACTTTTCCCTCAAATAA
- the wcaK gene encoding colanic acid biosynthesis pyruvyl transferase WcaK, with the protein MKILLVGNHTCGNRGDGAILRGIIDSLNLARNDLDIDVISRYPTSSGYLLQQEILPDALFLQTKKGKNKLFDKIKRRLMPKIMMAHIANRGLFKLFPVPQYLQEFSDNLKQYDAIIQVGGSFFVDLYGPLQFEHSLCALLAKKPIHMIGHSVGPFQKPRFNEIANFVFDRVDSLVLRESVSLEMMKQGGITTRKVVKGADTAFLVRAREVAEPGHNLVHWQQVIGQQKTIAITVRELAPFDKRLGVTQQQYEAAFGRVINAMIERGYQVVAFSTCTGIDSYNKDDRMVAMTLSDHIQQKDKYHVIMDEFNDLELGIMLGQCHLTIGTRLHSAIISMNFGTPAVAINYEHKSLGVMNQLGLPEMASDVKSLMDGSIITRVNNVLDNYDAVKQQVDQAVEQERILGNRITDDVVKRLG; encoded by the coding sequence ATGAAGATTTTATTAGTTGGCAATCATACATGTGGAAATCGTGGTGATGGCGCTATTTTACGCGGGATTATTGATTCGTTAAACCTGGCAAGGAACGATCTTGATATTGATGTTATTAGCCGTTATCCAACCAGTTCTGGTTACCTGCTCCAGCAAGAGATTTTGCCTGATGCGCTCTTTTTGCAGACTAAAAAGGGCAAAAACAAGCTGTTTGATAAGATAAAACGCCGTCTGATGCCAAAAATCATGATGGCGCATATCGCTAATCGCGGCCTGTTTAAGCTGTTTCCGGTACCGCAGTATTTGCAGGAATTTAGCGACAACCTTAAGCAGTATGATGCGATTATCCAGGTCGGCGGCTCGTTCTTTGTTGATCTCTATGGTCCGTTGCAGTTTGAGCATTCGCTGTGCGCGCTGCTGGCAAAAAAACCGATCCATATGATCGGTCACAGCGTCGGCCCGTTCCAGAAGCCGCGTTTTAATGAAATTGCTAATTTTGTCTTTGATCGCGTCGATAGCCTGGTACTGCGCGAAAGCGTCAGCCTGGAGATGATGAAACAGGGCGGCATTACCACTCGTAAAGTGGTCAAAGGCGCTGATACCGCCTTCCTGGTGCGTGCGCGTGAAGTGGCGGAACCGGGCCATAACCTGGTGCACTGGCAGCAGGTGATTGGTCAGCAGAAAACTATCGCCATAACCGTGCGTGAACTGGCGCCGTTCGACAAGCGTCTGGGCGTGACTCAGCAGCAGTATGAGGCCGCGTTTGGCCGTGTGATCAATGCGATGATTGAGCGCGGTTACCAGGTGGTGGCGTTCTCCACCTGTACTGGCATCGACAGCTACAACAAAGATGATCGCATGGTGGCAATGACACTGAGCGACCATATCCAACAGAAAGATAAGTACCACGTGATCATGGATGAGTTTAACGACCTTGAGCTGGGCATCATGCTGGGCCAGTGTCATCTCACCATCGGCACCCGTTTGCACTCCGCAATTATCTCCATGAACTTTGGTACACCTGCGGTGGCGATTAACTACGAACACAAATCTCTGGGCGTAATGAACCAGCTGGGGCTGCCAGAGATGGCCAGCGATGTGAAGAGTCTGATGGACGGCAGCATTATCACCCGGGTGAATAATGTGCTGGATAACTACGATGCGGTGAAGCAGCAGGTCGACCAGGCTGTGGAACAGGAGCGGATTCTTGGCAACCGCATCACTGATGACGTGGTTAAACGCTTAGGGTGA
- a CDS encoding glycosyltransferase, producing the protein MKLTFFTMRFPVSSETFVLNQVTHFIDIGYDVEIISVFPGDLVNRHGAFDRYNLAEKTHYLLPEEKVSNADKLKQRLQIVLPKILNTATLKSFNIGRYGAQSSKLLLPAIVAANKTPFVADVFLVHFGYAGALANKLRELNVLQGKQATVFHGADISRRHILEEHKDDYARLFTQTELLLPISHLWENKLISMGCAPEKIHVTRMGIEPEKFNLHVRESLHQPLRILSVARLTEKKGLGVAIDACKILKAQGGLFEYTIVGNGELEDELRANIEAADLADCVKMVGFKPQEEIKRYLDDADIFLLPSLTAADGDMEGIPVALMEAMAVGLPVVSSEHSGIPELIEHNVSGWLAPEGDAAALAEILLKLSRGEADVAPVVVAARHKVETEFNQHIAYRELAEILEQLA; encoded by the coding sequence ATGAAACTGACATTTTTCACCATGCGATTTCCGGTTTCCTCTGAAACGTTTGTTCTGAACCAGGTAACGCATTTTATTGATATCGGCTACGACGTTGAGATTATCTCGGTTTTCCCGGGGGATCTGGTTAACCGTCACGGTGCTTTTGACCGCTATAATCTGGCAGAGAAAACTCACTATCTGCTGCCGGAAGAGAAGGTCAGTAATGCGGATAAACTGAAACAGCGTCTGCAAATTGTGCTGCCGAAAATTCTCAATACTGCCACGCTTAAATCCTTCAATATCGGGCGCTACGGCGCCCAGTCCAGCAAGCTGCTGCTGCCTGCAATTGTTGCCGCTAACAAAACTCCTTTTGTTGCGGATGTCTTCCTCGTCCACTTTGGCTATGCCGGAGCGCTTGCCAATAAGCTGCGTGAACTGAACGTTTTGCAGGGCAAACAGGCGACGGTATTCCACGGTGCTGATATCTCACGTCGTCATATCCTTGAAGAACATAAAGACGATTACGCCCGGCTGTTTACTCAGACTGAACTGCTGCTGCCTATCAGCCACCTGTGGGAGAACAAGTTGATTAGCATGGGCTGTGCGCCGGAGAAAATTCATGTGACGCGGATGGGCATAGAGCCGGAGAAGTTTAATCTTCACGTCCGGGAGTCGCTGCATCAGCCGCTGCGTATTCTCTCCGTTGCCCGCCTGACCGAGAAGAAGGGGCTGGGCGTGGCGATTGACGCCTGTAAAATCCTTAAAGCTCAGGGTGGGCTGTTTGAGTACACCATTGTCGGCAACGGCGAACTGGAAGATGAATTACGCGCCAATATTGAGGCGGCAGACCTTGCCGACTGCGTGAAAATGGTCGGTTTCAAGCCGCAGGAAGAGATTAAACGCTATCTGGATGATGCGGATATCTTCCTGCTGCCGTCGCTGACCGCAGCCGATGGCGATATGGAAGGCATCCCGGTGGCGCTGATGGAAGCGATGGCGGTCGGGCTACCGGTTGTCTCCAGCGAGCACAGCGGTATTCCTGAACTGATCGAACATAATGTCTCTGGCTGGCTGGCCCCGGAAGGTGACGCCGCAGCACTGGCCGAAATTCTGCTGAAACTGTCACGCGGTGAGGCCGATGTGGCACCGGTGGTGGTCGCTGCGCGGCATAAAGTCGAAACCGAATTTAACCAGCATATCGCCTACCGTGAGCTGGCAGAGATTCTGGAGCAACTAGCGTGA
- a CDS encoding lipopolysaccharide biosynthesis protein, which produces MSSLKNQAVWLFGGTCFAAVLQVIQLGVLARKLETHELGILAIINAILAVAMVLQDMGMSSYIVHRQNITRKEQSTIYWVNVLLSLLTGLLLIAIAWPIAYFYHIPELTGLIMLTSINFLVLGSLSQYQAHFVKAKRMVLLAKIEMVTKFLAFALTVGLLYYSPLNVSAVILGLFANAAMRILCMIWFGEKSWRPTFEFDKSTFFSSIKYGVYQLGSQTINQLRTQADSLIVGKVMGAEMLGVYSLAKELVLQPLKLVTPVINRLALPRFAEKQHEPAQLQKLFLKGTFLIMLFSSLMYLAIGILSPVVVRVLYGPAHEAVGQLIPLMLLFGMLRPMGGLTGAISQANGRTNVEFWWNVVASIIVVLVLATTWIWPNVWYVALTLSISQVLISAFAHPFFIKPVIGIPFIPYARQWMSVAVVFVGIMALVSYFNLFVRPEWFTHLL; this is translated from the coding sequence GTGAGTAGTTTAAAAAATCAGGCCGTATGGCTGTTTGGCGGCACCTGTTTTGCCGCAGTACTACAGGTGATACAGCTTGGCGTGCTGGCGCGTAAGCTGGAGACGCATGAGCTGGGTATTCTGGCGATTATTAACGCCATTCTCGCCGTGGCGATGGTGCTGCAGGATATGGGGATGAGCAGCTATATCGTGCACCGGCAGAACATCACCCGTAAAGAGCAGAGCACTATTTACTGGGTGAACGTTTTACTCAGTCTGCTCACCGGGCTGTTGCTGATTGCTATTGCCTGGCCCATTGCCTATTTCTACCATATTCCGGAGCTCACCGGGCTGATTATGCTGACCAGCATCAACTTCCTGGTGCTGGGGTCGCTCTCTCAGTATCAGGCACATTTTGTTAAAGCCAAACGCATGGTGCTGCTGGCGAAGATTGAGATGGTCACCAAGTTTCTCGCCTTTGCGCTGACGGTGGGGCTGCTTTATTACTCTCCGCTTAACGTATCGGCAGTCATCCTCGGCCTGTTTGCCAATGCGGCAATGCGTATCCTGTGCATGATCTGGTTTGGTGAGAAGTCCTGGCGGCCAACCTTCGAGTTTGATAAATCGACCTTCTTCAGTTCGATAAAATACGGTGTGTATCAGCTTGGCTCACAGACTATTAACCAGCTGCGTACTCAGGCCGACTCCCTGATCGTTGGTAAAGTGATGGGCGCTGAAATGCTCGGGGTCTACTCACTGGCGAAAGAGCTGGTGCTGCAACCGCTGAAACTGGTGACGCCGGTGATTAACCGTCTGGCACTGCCACGCTTCGCTGAAAAACAGCATGAACCGGCTCAGTTACAGAAGCTGTTCCTGAAAGGCACCTTCCTTATTATGCTGTTCAGCAGCCTGATGTATCTGGCGATCGGTATCCTTTCCCCGGTGGTGGTGCGAGTGCTGTACGGGCCGGCGCATGAAGCGGTCGGTCAGCTGATCCCACTGATGCTGCTGTTCGGTATGCTGCGTCCGATGGGCGGTCTGACGGGGGCAATATCACAGGCCAATGGTCGTACTAACGTCGAGTTCTGGTGGAACGTGGTAGCGAGCATCATTGTGGTGCTGGTACTGGCAACCACCTGGATCTGGCCAAACGTCTGGTATGTGGCGCTGACGCTGTCGATTTCTCAGGTACTGATTTCGGCCTTTGCCCATCCGTTCTTTATCAAACCGGTGATTGGCATTCCGTTTATCCCGTACGCTCGTCAGTGGATGTCGGTAGCGGTAGTGTTTGTCGGTATCATGGCGTTAGTGAGTTATTTTAATCTGTTTGTCAGACCGGAATGGTTTACACATTTGTTGTAA
- the galF gene encoding UTP--glucose-1-phosphate uridylyltransferase GalF, which produces MTKLKAVIPVAGLGMHMLPATKAIPKEMLPVVDKPMIQYIIDECVAAGIKEIVLVTHASKNAVENHFDTSYELEALLEARVKRQLLSEVQSICPPGVTIMNVRQPQPLGLANSLLCARPMLHDEAFVVVLPDVLLDNASADPLRYNLAAMVARFEETGRSQVLAHHMPDVDLSEYSVITTEEPLDFPGKVSSIVEFVEKPDSPQTLNSDLAAVGRYVLSADIWSELENLEPGAWGRYQLTDAIANLNKKQPVDAHLLSGDSFDCGRKLGYMKAFVTWGLRNHAQGREFREEIQKILAK; this is translated from the coding sequence ATGACCAAGCTTAAAGCAGTTATCCCGGTTGCGGGTCTCGGTATGCATATGCTCCCTGCTACAAAAGCCATTCCTAAAGAGATGTTACCTGTTGTCGATAAGCCGATGATTCAGTACATCATCGACGAATGCGTAGCAGCCGGTATCAAGGAAATTGTTCTGGTGACCCATGCATCCAAGAATGCAGTTGAAAACCACTTTGATACCTCTTACGAGCTGGAAGCCCTGCTTGAAGCGCGCGTTAAACGTCAGCTACTGAGCGAAGTACAGTCTATCTGTCCGCCGGGCGTGACGATTATGAACGTGCGTCAGCCGCAGCCGCTGGGCCTGGCTAACTCTCTGCTGTGTGCCCGTCCGATGCTGCATGATGAAGCATTTGTGGTAGTGCTGCCGGATGTGCTGCTGGATAACGCCAGTGCCGATCCGCTGCGTTACAACCTGGCCGCCATGGTTGCGCGCTTTGAAGAGACCGGTCGCAGCCAGGTGCTGGCTCACCATATGCCAGACGTTGACCTTTCTGAATACTCGGTGATCACCACCGAAGAGCCACTGGACTTCCCGGGCAAGGTCAGCTCCATCGTTGAGTTCGTCGAAAAACCAGATAGCCCGCAGACGCTGAATTCCGATCTGGCTGCGGTTGGTCGCTACGTGCTGTCAGCCGATATCTGGTCTGAGCTGGAAAACCTCGAGCCGGGTGCCTGGGGCCGCTATCAGCTGACCGATGCCATTGCTAACCTGAACAAAAAACAGCCGGTTGATGCGCATCTCCTGAGTGGCGACAGCTTCGACTGTGGTCGTAAGCTGGGCTATATGAAAGCATTTGTGACCTGGGGTCTGCGTAACCATGCCCAGGGCCGTGAGTTCCGTGAAGAAATCCAAAAAATCCTGGCTAAGTAA